In the genome of Candidatus Dependentiae bacterium, the window TTTTTAAGTGAATTAAAATGATATAAGTCTTAAGTATACGCGATTATAGAGCAACTGCCAAGGACAGCTGCAACCTATCAATCTCTCACAAATAGCTTTCGATAAGCTCCAGGTTTGCGAATCATTTCAGCAAATGTTTCATCATCCAATGCATCAATAATTTCTTGGGGCATTTTTTCAGATTCAGGTTTTTTTGTATGTTGAGTAACTTGAAAAGATTCGCCTGCTAGAGCCTCTTGTTGCTTTGTAGTATCAGAATCACTCGCACAACAAATTTGCGTCAATACTAATAAATAGAGATATTTCATTCATACATCCTTTTTATGTTTTTTTTCATTCAACTCTTTATGCGTTTTAGCAAAATCAAAAGCAAATTGCCAGTCATCTTGCATCTGTTGTGCAAGTGCATCTTGATTTGCAAATTTAATTAATTCACCGGCAGAAAAAATTGCTTCCAGTTTTTTTTTCTGCTCTTCAAACAGATCAATAGTATCAACATACACAATCATTTGTTGATCGGTATAACTACACACATCTTTTTTATAATGATAACTCACAAACTGTTTTAATATGCTCGTTAACTTAGCATAAAAAGAACTGCTCTGTGCAATAGATAACAGACCATTCTTTTTTAACTGTTCCAAATCATACAACGCTTGTTGCCAACCGGAACGCTTCTTTTTTTTTGACCGCATAAACTTCATCAAGCAAAAAACGGCTCCTACAAAAAAAACCGATGCTAACAGTATCATTAAAATAATAAACCATAATTTTTGCCAAAACGGCACATGCCACAATCCATAATTATCAAATAGTTGTAACTGTTCTGTTTCTGGAGTTGGTATATTCATATATGCTCCAATAAGCTTATCAACATAACTTTAATTTGTTCTAAGTTTTAATTATTTTCTTCTGTTCGGTCATATTATCGAATAAAAAAACAATTTGCAAAATAAATTCCTTAGACCAAATATTCGCTAGTATAAGTATTCGTCAATACAACATACGCTTTTTGAAGAAACGAACCATCTCTTGTATGTATGGCTGAGCAATTTTAACTTCAAGCAAATCAATACCATACGTACTAAATATTCGATTTTGATTTAAAAGGCGTTCATGACAAAATCTGTTTACACGCGCTTTTTTCGATCCTAAATTTACAATAGTCATAACACCTGTTTCATCGTCTACCATGGGTAAAAAACCAACACGAGGCATTTCACGTTCATTTTTGTCCAAACAACGTACGGCAATAAGCTCATATCTCTTTGCAACAATACTCAGTGCTTTTTCAAATGAAGGACTAATAAAATCAGAAATCAGAAATACAACCGCATCTTTTATGCGAAATTTTGCTACATATTCAAGCGCAGTAGTAACAGAAGTTTTCTTTCGTTTTGGTGCATAACTAAATAATTGTTCAAGCAGATAACGTACATGTTTTTGACCGCTATTTGGAGGAATGAACAACTCAACTTCATCTGAAAAAAGTAATAACCCAATACGATCTTTTGCCATTTCACCGGCTAATGCAATAACTGCAGCGACCTCCTGCATAACTTGATATTTTGTTTTCACACCGGAACTGAAAAAACTGGAACCGGAAATATCCACCGCTAAAACAATACTGCGACTACGCTCTTCAATATATTGACGTATCATCAATTTATCCATACGAGCAGAACTCTTCCAATCGATATATCTTACATCATCACCTTGTTGATACTCACGAATTTGATCAAATTCAAGCCCTGAACCTTTAACTGCTGAGCTACTTTGACCAACTAATGAACCGCGCAACAATCGCTTAGTATGAATCTCAATTTGACGAATACGCTTGCGAACATCTTTGCTTACCATAAACAACTCTCAATTAAAAAAATGACTGCTCTTTTAGAATTTCAGGAATCGCAATAGTGCCATCTTCTTGTTGATAGGTTTCCATTATTGCAACCATTAATCGTGGCAATGCCAATGAAGATGCATTTAATGTATGCACCAATGTCGGTTTACTTCCTGCGCTTTTACGATAGCGAATTTTGCCACGTCGTGCTTGAAAGTCAGTGCAATTACTACAAGATGAAACCTCATAATACTCTTTTTGTCCCGGCAACCAAACTTCAATATCATATGTTTTTGCCGATGGAAATGAGCAATCTTGCGCAGCTAATAAACTTACCCGATAATGCAAACCGAGCTTTTGTAAAATTTCTTCTGCACATGTCAACATACGCTCCTGTTCTTTATCTGCTTTTTCCGGTTCAGCAATAGTATACAGTTCAATTTTTTCAAATTGATGGATACGAATAAGGCCTCGTTCTTGTGCGCCATAGCCACCGGCTTCACGTCTAAAACAACTGGTCCAAGATGTCATGCGCACCGGCAACTGCTCTACTGATAAAATTTGATCTTTATATAGGTTAGTTAAATTAACTTCAGCAGTTGGTGTCAAAAAAAGGTTATCTTCACCAATCTCATAAACTTGATCTCTAAATTTAGGGAAATTACTTGCAACTTCAAGAGCTGACTCATTAACTAAATATGATGGCAAAATAGGTTCATAACCATGTTTCATATTGTGCTTATACATGAAACTTGCAAGTGAATAGATCAAGCGAACGGCATCACCTTTATATAAAGGGAAATTACTTCCACTCATACGCGCTGAAGCTTCAAAATCAAACCAACCCAACTTGTTGCCCAAATCAAGATGATTTTGCACTTGAAAATCATAATGTGGTTTTTCACCAACCATTTTGACCACTTTATTTGCTTCTTTATTTCCTTCAGGAATGTCATTAAAAGGTAAATTTGGAGCAAACATCCAATGTCTTTTAAATTCCGGTTCAATCACATCTAATTGGGCCTGTTTTTCTTTAAGCTCTTTGCCCACTGCAATAGACTGTTCACGAATTTCCGGCGTGACACCGGACTTAGCTTGTTGAGCTAATTCATTTTTTTTCTGGCATAACGATTCAATTTCAAGACGCAAAGAACTAACCTGTTTATCTAATTCATATAATCTTTGTGCATCAAAATCGGGATCTTTCTTTTGAAGTAATGCAACTGTTTTTTCAGGTTCTTTACGCAGCAAACTTAAATCTATCATATTGTCCCTAATATCATTAGTGAATTTTATATTGAACAATTTAAAGATACTTAAAAATAACGCTTTTGCAACCATATAAAAAGGTCGTACAAATAAAAAGGCCGCACAAAATGCGACCTTAATGTAATGAGCAAAGTTTTTTGAGTTTTAGTCTCAATCTTTAGCCAATTTTAACAGAACGTACAACTTCGCGTAAATTTTTTCCTGCTTTAAAACGAGGCACATTTACTTCTGGTAAATCAAT includes:
- a CDS encoding DUF58 domain-containing protein, whose protein sequence is MVSKDVRKRIRQIEIHTKRLLRGSLVGQSSSAVKGSGLEFDQIREYQQGDDVRYIDWKSSARMDKLMIRQYIEERSRSIVLAVDISGSSFFSSGVKTKYQVMQEVAAVIALAGEMAKDRIGLLLFSDEVELFIPPNSGQKHVRYLLEQLFSYAPKRKKTSVTTALEYVAKFRIKDAVVFLISDFISPSFEKALSIVAKRYELIAVRCLDKNEREMPRVGFLPMVDDETGVMTIVNLGSKKARVNRFCHERLLNQNRIFSTYGIDLLEVKIAQPYIQEMVRFFKKRMLY
- the serS gene encoding serine--tRNA ligase, which translates into the protein MIDLSLLRKEPEKTVALLQKKDPDFDAQRLYELDKQVSSLRLEIESLCQKKNELAQQAKSGVTPEIREQSIAVGKELKEKQAQLDVIEPEFKRHWMFAPNLPFNDIPEGNKEANKVVKMVGEKPHYDFQVQNHLDLGNKLGWFDFEASARMSGSNFPLYKGDAVRLIYSLASFMYKHNMKHGYEPILPSYLVNESALEVASNFPKFRDQVYEIGEDNLFLTPTAEVNLTNLYKDQILSVEQLPVRMTSWTSCFRREAGGYGAQERGLIRIHQFEKIELYTIAEPEKADKEQERMLTCAEEILQKLGLHYRVSLLAAQDCSFPSAKTYDIEVWLPGQKEYYEVSSCSNCTDFQARRGKIRYRKSAGSKPTLVHTLNASSLALPRLMVAIMETYQQEDGTIAIPEILKEQSFF